Proteins encoded together in one Rhizobacter sp. J219 window:
- a CDS encoding SDR family oxidoreductase, producing the protein MSTAPLVYITGASSGIGQALALRYYRAGYRLALVARREGELRQWAEREGLEASRVAVYGADVRDIASITGAGRACIEAQGLPDVVIANAGISIGIDTAIYDDLEMMRTVYETNNIGMAATFQPFVTPMRARRSGTLVGIASVAGIRGLPGHAAYCSSKAATISYCESLRGELRDVGVKVVTIAPGYVETPLTRRNRYPMPFLMKADAFAERAFRTISAGHSYRVIPWQMALVAKLLRALPNAVFDLALAGRPRKQRQGE; encoded by the coding sequence ATGAGCACTGCCCCGCTGGTCTACATCACCGGAGCGTCGAGCGGCATCGGCCAGGCGCTCGCGCTGCGCTACTACCGCGCCGGCTATCGGCTCGCGCTGGTGGCCCGGCGCGAGGGCGAGCTGCGCCAATGGGCCGAGCGCGAAGGCCTCGAGGCTTCGCGGGTGGCCGTCTATGGCGCCGACGTGCGCGACATCGCGAGCATCACCGGCGCCGGCCGCGCCTGCATCGAGGCCCAAGGCCTGCCCGACGTGGTGATCGCCAACGCCGGCATCAGCATCGGCATCGACACCGCCATCTACGACGACCTCGAGATGATGCGCACCGTCTACGAGACCAACAACATCGGCATGGCGGCAACCTTCCAGCCCTTCGTCACGCCGATGCGCGCTCGCCGTTCGGGCACGCTGGTGGGCATCGCCAGCGTGGCCGGCATCCGCGGCCTGCCCGGCCATGCCGCGTACTGCTCCAGCAAGGCGGCGACCATCAGCTACTGCGAGAGCCTGCGTGGCGAGCTGCGCGATGTGGGTGTGAAGGTCGTCACCATCGCGCCGGGCTATGTGGAGACCCCGCTCACGCGCCGCAACCGCTACCCGATGCCGTTTCTGATGAAGGCCGATGCCTTCGCAGAGCGTGCCTTCCGCACCATCTCCGCGGGCCACAGCTACCGCGTGATTCCTTGGCAGATGGCGCTCGTGGCCAAGCTGCTGCGCGCGTTGCCCAACGCCGTCTTCGACCTGGCGCTCGCCGGGCGGCCGCGCAAACAACGCCAGGGCGAATAG
- a CDS encoding SIS domain-containing protein, producing the protein MSSATPLSAHFDADRALDLARKTIDIEAAALIGLKTRLGDDFGRAMSAILRCTGRVVVMGMGKSGHVGRKIAATLASTGTPAFFVHPAEASHGDLGMVAPGDVVLAISNSGEANELTAILPAIRRIGVTLVAMTGRRDSTLAQHADIVLDSAVDAEACPLNLAPTASTTAQMALGDALAVALLDARGFREEDFARSHPGGSLGRKLLTHVRDVMRSGDDVPRVAPGTPFVDMMREMTQKGLGATAITDPQGKVLGIFTDGDLRRGIESGRDLRALSAAEVMHTQPRTIRPDVLAVEAADLMEAHRITSVLVVDHQGVLVGALNFNDLMRAKVI; encoded by the coding sequence GTGTCCTCTGCCACCCCTCTTTCTGCCCACTTCGATGCCGATCGTGCGCTGGACCTCGCACGCAAGACCATCGACATCGAGGCCGCGGCACTGATCGGACTCAAGACCCGCCTGGGCGATGACTTCGGGCGGGCGATGTCGGCCATCCTGCGTTGCACCGGCCGCGTGGTGGTGATGGGCATGGGCAAGAGCGGCCATGTGGGCCGCAAGATCGCTGCCACGCTCGCCTCCACCGGCACGCCGGCGTTCTTCGTGCACCCCGCCGAGGCCAGCCATGGCGACCTCGGCATGGTGGCGCCGGGCGATGTGGTGCTGGCGATCTCCAACTCCGGTGAGGCGAACGAACTGACGGCCATCCTGCCGGCCATCCGCCGTATCGGCGTGACGCTGGTCGCGATGACCGGCCGGCGTGATTCCACCCTGGCCCAGCATGCCGACATCGTGCTCGACAGCGCAGTCGACGCCGAGGCCTGCCCGCTCAACCTCGCGCCCACCGCCAGCACCACCGCGCAGATGGCGCTCGGCGATGCGCTGGCCGTGGCGCTGCTTGACGCCCGCGGCTTCCGCGAAGAAGACTTCGCGCGTTCGCACCCCGGCGGCAGCTTGGGCCGCAAGCTGCTGACCCACGTGCGCGACGTGATGCGCAGCGGTGACGACGTGCCGCGTGTCGCGCCCGGCACCCCCTTCGTCGACATGATGCGCGAGATGACGCAGAAGGGCCTCGGCGCCACCGCCATCACCGACCCGCAAGGCAAGGTGCTAGGCATCTTCACCGACGGCGACTTGCGGCGCGGCATTGAAAGCGGCCGCGACCTCCGGGCGCTGTCTGCGGCCGAGGTGATGCACACGCAGCCGCGCACCATCCGCCCCGATGTGCTCGCAGTGGAGGCGGCCGACCTGATGGAGGCGCACCGCATCACCAGTGTTCTGGTCGTTGACCACCAGGGGGTGCTGGTGGGCGCGCTCAACTTCAACGACCTGATGCGCGCCAAGGTCATCTGA
- the lptC gene encoding LPS export ABC transporter periplasmic protein LptC — protein MAAPLAGVTAAADRPSAGTEQPWRWRVLEFFSAYLPLLMMALLALGTWWLVKNTPVIERDRAAAPLRHEPDYEMRNFSVQRFGAQGPLKAQIDGDALRHYPDTDTVEIDNVRVRAIGADGRITYASARRGIANGAGTEVQLLGGAQVVSEATPTAPALDFRGEFLHAFLDTERVKSHLPVTVTRGDTQVFAEGMEYSHLDRLIQFSGRMRASFQPRSPKDPAR, from the coding sequence ATGGCCGCACCCCTGGCCGGTGTGACCGCTGCGGCTGACCGCCCGTCGGCCGGCACCGAACAGCCCTGGCGCTGGCGCGTGCTCGAGTTCTTTTCGGCTTACCTGCCCCTCCTGATGATGGCGCTGCTGGCGCTCGGCACCTGGTGGCTGGTGAAGAACACGCCGGTGATCGAACGCGACCGCGCTGCCGCGCCGCTGCGCCACGAGCCCGACTACGAGATGCGCAATTTCTCGGTGCAGCGCTTCGGCGCGCAGGGGCCGCTCAAGGCACAGATCGACGGCGACGCCCTGCGCCACTACCCCGACACCGACACCGTCGAGATCGACAACGTGCGCGTGCGCGCGATCGGTGCCGATGGCCGCATCACCTACGCGAGTGCGCGCCGCGGCATCGCCAACGGCGCCGGCACCGAGGTGCAGCTGCTCGGGGGCGCGCAGGTGGTCAGCGAAGCCACCCCCACCGCCCCGGCGCTCGACTTTCGCGGCGAGTTCCTGCACGCGTTCCTCGACACCGAGCGGGTGAAGTCGCACCTGCCGGTCACGGTCACCCGTGGCGACACGCAGGTGTTTGCCGAGGGCATGGAGTACAGCCACCTCGACCGATTGATCCAGTTCAGCGGGCGCATGCGCGCGAGCTTCCAGCCCCGATCGCCCAAGGACCCCGCACGATGA
- a CDS encoding HAD family hydrolase, whose product MRELTPVLRFAPELLLKAQPVRAAIFDVDGVLTDGRIYISEHGEEFKAFSTLDGHGLKLLAQGGITPIVITGRDSPAVRRRVADLGITHAVYGAHDKLAAAQGLLQQLSLDWPALAAMGDDWPDLPLMTRAGFACAPANGHAEVRAIAHHVTSTPGGHGAAREFCDLLLMAANRYAALLHGHLVTLDAAG is encoded by the coding sequence ATGCGTGAGCTGACGCCAGTGCTGCGCTTCGCACCCGAGCTTCTGTTGAAGGCCCAGCCCGTGCGTGCCGCGATCTTCGACGTCGACGGCGTGCTCACCGACGGGCGCATCTACATCAGCGAGCACGGCGAAGAGTTCAAGGCCTTCAGCACGCTTGACGGCCATGGCTTGAAGCTGCTGGCGCAGGGCGGCATCACCCCCATCGTCATCACCGGCCGCGATTCACCGGCAGTGCGCCGGCGGGTGGCCGACCTCGGCATCACCCACGCCGTCTACGGTGCCCACGACAAGCTGGCGGCAGCGCAGGGGTTGCTGCAACAGCTGTCGCTCGACTGGCCGGCGCTGGCCGCGATGGGCGACGACTGGCCCGACCTGCCGCTGATGACGCGCGCCGGCTTCGCCTGCGCCCCCGCCAACGGCCACGCCGAAGTGCGTGCGATCGCGCACCACGTCACCAGCACCCCGGGCGGGCACGGCGCGGCGCGTGAGTTCTGCGACCTGCTGCTGATGGCCGCCAACCGCTACGCGGCCCTGCTGCACGGCCACCTTGTCACGCTCGATGCGGCGGGATGA